The genomic region CCCCAGCGCTCGCCTCCCCTGGGGACCCAGGCAGGAATGCAGGCCCTGCTGGCTGCCGGAGGACTTCAGCCCTTGGGCCTCTCCTGGACCCCAGGCTCCTCAGGAAGTCAGGTGTGGTGCCCCACCGGGCCTGCCTCCACCCTCCCCTTCCTGCCCACACCCTTGGGCGGGCGTTCCTCTGCCTTCTTCCTCCAGGGAttagttctcctggttctccatGGCCTCCTCCGGCTGGCTGGGGCTGACTCGGGGGCCCCGGGAGGAGCAGAAGAGCCTGGCCAGGGCCGTGAGGGCTCTGGAGCACCTGGAGCAGGTCCTGGGCAGAGACCCGCACCTGGAGCCCAGCCCGCCCTCGCTGGCCGACCTGCTCCCGCAGATGAGAGGGCTCCTGCGGCAGGTGGCAGAGGCCCAGAGGCTGGCCCAGGGAGGCCTCCCGGAGCCGGGCGGCGCCACCGAATTCCTAGCCGGCTACCTGAGTAACCTGGCCCAGAAGGGGCAGCAGCTGGTGGCCCTCTTCCCTGCAGGGAACAAGGCCTTCTGGGAGGGCCCCAGCCGCAGGTGAGCAGACCCCCAGAAGCAAGGGCCGGAGGGAGCTGGGCACCAGCCCTGGGGCAGGGGGGATGGCAGAGGACCCGACTGTCCTGCCCTTTTCTGGGGTTCCTCTAGGACCCTGACCCAGGGCGCCAAAGAGAGGCTAAGGGAGGACTCTGGGACCCAACCATGTCCTCTAgggctcgcaatccactgagctgtccctCCAcctcattagttttttttaacccattggaccttccatcttagaatcaatcctgtgtgcTGGTTCCAAGGTAGTGGggtaagtgactagcccagggccatacagccaggaagtgtctgaggccagattggagcccctctctaggcctggctccatTCCTTTCAGGAGGAGGAAGTCTTTTCTTATCTCTCCCTGTGTTGGTTCCCTCCTGGGGAGAGTAGGGGAGGAACCCTGGAAAGGTCTAATCTCTTGGCTAATCAATGACCCCCAGCCTCCATGCCCAATTCCTCCATTACCCAGGCTCCCTCACTCGGATCTCCAGCTTTACTAAAGCCCCCCCTTAAAACACGGAGCTCGGAACTGGCCTCCACACTTCCTTAGGATGTGACCTGACGGATAGAGGGGGGGGGTGTACCCAAGGCCTCCTGAGCAGTTTTTTGTTCTTGCCAATCCTCTGGGTGAGAGGCAatggggagaaacagagagaaaactgGCCCgaaagccaagaagacctgagttcaagtcccatctgGCTCATCCTAGCAAATCAACCAAGACTCACTCTTGAGCTCTGCTCTCTTGCTTTGAGGAGGGAGCTTTGCCATTGCCGTCGCCCCTAAGGCAGGGTTGGCTCACAGTGCCAGGGAGCCCTACAGACTCTCCTGGGGACCTTCTAGACCCTGCTGTGGGGCCTCCCAATGGAGAGTTCTGCCCTGTctgctggggggggggcagggggagaggaGCTCTCCTGACGGCGTCACCTTGGCCTCTGCCCAGGAGGAAGCTCACCAAGCTGTCCCTGATCTTCAGTCACATGCACACGGAGCTCAGAGCCCTCTTCCCCGACGGGCACTACTGTGGACACATGTACCAGCTGAGCAAGCCCCAGGCTCAGGAATTTTGGAGAGAGAATTGTGGGAAGAGGTGAGCCAGGGTGCCCCCTCCGCCATCGGCACCCCCCAACTGGAGAACCCTTCTATCCAGCCCTCCGCCTCTTGTCACCCCTGGACCAGGTGAcagtcagagctgggagagagcctagaacagggaatgtcagggctgggagagggagcttagaacagggaactTCAGAATGGGGAGGGGGAGCTTAGAACGGGGAACTTCAGAATGGGGAGAGGGAGCTTAGAACggggaatgtcagggctggaaaGGATCCTAGAACCATGAATGGAAGAGCTGGGAGAGAGCCTAGAACAGGGAACAGCAGGGCTGggagagggagcttagaacagagaacttCAGAGTccggaggggccttagaacagaatGTTGGCACTTTAGGCACCATCTGGCCAcactccattttaaagatgggcaAATTAAGTTCAGGGAGGTGCCCACCAGCCCTTTCACTGTCAGCACCCAGATGTCTTCTCCCTCAGTCCCTTCCCTCCTTGGGAGCCATGGTGTCGTCTCTCTGGCCTCCTAGGTGTGTGGTCCCCTGGGAAGAATTTGAGAAACTTCTGAGCTCCTGCCACCCTGTGAAGCCTGGGCCTATGGGTCAGGCCCTGAAATCCACCATCGACTTAACGGTCAGCGGCCACGTATCCATCTTTGAGTTTGACGTCTTCACCTGCCTTTTCCAGGTCTGGGGTGCCAGATGGTCCCTAAGGGCCCAGCGTCCAGGAGGTTTGGGTCTCTGGGAGGGTTGGTGGGATCAGGATAGCTGGGAAATCTGGATGCCTGGGTCCCCAGGTAAGTGGAGGCTGGGAAATCTGGATGCCTGGGTCTCTAGGTGAACAGAGGCTGGGAGATCCGGATGCCTGGGTCCCAGAAGACAGTGAAGGCTGGGGAATCGGGAGGCCCCAGTCTCTGAGATCCCCCCTCTCACATCTGCACTCCCTCCCAGCCCTGGTCTTCTCTGCTCAAGAACTGGACCCTGCTGGCAGTCACACACCCGGGCTACATGGCCTTCATCACCTATGCGGAGGTGAAGGCCCGCCTGCAGACCTACCTGGACAAGCCCGGCAGGTGAGGGACTCCGGGGAAAGGGCCAGGGCTGGGAGGATAAGAACATCCAGCTTGGGAGAGGGGGGCCCTGGTAGGGGAGCCTGGGGGGGCCGAGGACTGTCGTTGGGACCAGGGCAGGAATTggggtatgggggggggggagacactAACCCCGACTTTTCCTCCACAAGCTACATCTTCCGCCTGAGCTGTACCCGCCTGGGGCAGTGGGCCATCGGCCACGTGAATGAGCACGGCCAGGTTCTACAGTCCATTCCTTCTCCGAACAAACCGCTCTTCCAGGCGCTGAGAGAAGGCCAGAAGAAAGGCATGTGAGTCCCGTCCCCTCTTCCCTGCGAGGTGCCAGGCCTGCCTCGCCCCCCTCTCTGGCCTGTCTCCTCCTCTTTAAATGAGGGCAGCCCCCAGACCGTCTCTTAGACGCCTCCCACTTCAACATTCTGCAACTACTAAGTGATTGTggataagtcatttcccttctgggggcctcagtttcctcccatgTCAAATGAAGGCTTTGGCTTGGGTTTCCAAGTAGTCTTCCAGGGAGGCACCAGAGGTTTCCCATCAGTTCTCCTCCGTCCCTTAGCCCTGACCGGGCTCCGGTTACCAGCGCCCTCCACCAGGGGGTGGACCTCTCCGTTCTATCCGAAGCCGGAGCCCAGAATTCTGGCTGccctcagtttccacctctgCCAAAGGAGGGAGGCTGGCCGGGATGATGTCCagggacccttccagctctaaaactctgGCCTTAAGTCTCCACTCCCAACGCCTGCCTCTTGGGGTTCCCAGGGCCCTTCTTGTTCTAACAATCCGCGCTCCAAGGCGgcctccttccatctctgagtACTCCTggttgcgtgaccctgggcaagtcccttcacctctgtctgcctccatgtcctcatctgtcaaacgggAATAATGACAGGATCTACATCCCAGGGGCGTTGCAGGGCATGGAAGGACGACGTGAtctttacaaagtatttttgcgAGCCTTAAAGCACGACACAAACGCGAGCTTCTGTCGCTCTGGGCACTGCGTTTGAAGCACCAACATTTCTTACTCCAAAGACCTTCCCGGTTCTGGAGTCTATGACGTTCTGGAGTCTAAAGGCCTCCCACGTTAGCTCTAGGGTTCTCCCTCTCCGAACATCCAGCTGCTGTCTGGGACTGTCTCTGGAACTCCGAATCTGCTCCCTTTCTGGGTCTCTGGGATCCCCTCGGGTCCATCCACCATTTCCCCTCTGGTGTGCCTCATCCTTTGTGAGGCCCCCCTCAGAGAGCTCCTCCTCCCCGATGAGGGAGGGCTCAGTCAGTCTGGGTGGACTTCCTGGAGGAGTGAGCCCAGGGGAGATGGACGGGGCCGCCTAGAACGGGAAGGTTCACCCAGGCTGCTCTTGGAGGCCTTGTTCCCTGCTCCCCACGAAGCCACACTGTCCTGTCCCCTCAGTTACCTCTATCCAGACGGGAGGAATGTGAATCCAGACCTGTCCGAGCTGGAAGAACTTAAGGACCACAGACACATTGAGGTGTCCCAGGTAAGCTTCCCCCGAGACACCCCCTGGGAGCTCCCACCTGCTCCACAACCAACCAGCAGGGTCCTGGCGTCTCCGGCCAGAGTCTGCCTTCTCCCGAAGGCCCTGAGAGTAGAGGACGTGGAATGTTGGGGCTAGCAGGGCCCTTAGAACAGGGGGTGGCAAAgctagaagggagcttagaaccGGGAGGAATCTTAGAATGggggtgtcagagctgggagggagctgagaacagagaatgtcagggctgggaaggAGGTGTGAATGGGGACTATCAAGGTTGGGAGAGAGCTTAGACCAGGAATGTCATTCctgggagggaacttagaacagggaagaaccttagaacagaaagtatcagagctgagagggagcttagaacagggaatgtcagagctaggaaggagcttagaacagggaatatcaagcctgggagagagcttagaacagggaagaaTCTTAGTCCATGgcatatcagagctgggaggagtcttagaacaaggaatgtcaaggctgggagagactttagaacagggaagaaccttagaaccgaaagtatcagagctgggaggagtcttagaacagggaatatcaa from Gracilinanus agilis isolate LMUSP501 unplaced genomic scaffold, AgileGrace unplaced_scaffold53523, whole genome shotgun sequence harbors:
- the LOC123255867 gene encoding E3 ubiquitin-protein ligase CBL-C-like — translated: MASSGWLGLTRGPREEQKSLARAVRALEHLEQVLGRDPHLEPSPPSLADLLPQMRGLLRQVAEAQRLAQGGLPEPGGATEFLAGYLSNLAQKGQQLVALFPAGNKAFWEGPSRRRKLTKLSLIFSHMHTELRALFPDGHYCGHMYQLSKPQAQEFWRENCGKRCVVPWEEFEKLLSSCHPVKPGPMGQALKSTIDLTVSGHVSIFEFDVFTCLFQPWSSLLKNWTLLAVTHPGYMAFITYAEVKARLQTYLDKPGSYIFRLSCTRLGQWAIGHVNEHGQVLQSIPSPNKPLFQALREGQKKGIYLYPDGRNVNPDLSELEELKDHRHIEVSQ